AGCAGCAATTTGGGAGCCAAGTGGACAGTGGGTCAGTTCCTCTGATTTGAGCACCAccctggcaaaaaaaaaaagaccccaaATTGTGTGCACAGGCCACCCCTGGGTGGAGGCACCACTCTCCTGGTGGAGGACTCCAATGGAAAAGGGTTCAGGCCAATACATGGCCTGCAGGCTGGGTTGTAGTGCCTCACTGATTTTGGGCCATAGACTGACCAACAGTGTCACTCACCACACAGGGTTGGTGCCAAAAAGCCAGAGGAAAGGTGTGCCAACATGGCTTTCACCAACACAGCTAAAGCTAATACCAACCGTGCAGCCAACAGCCACAGTCGACCTAAACAAGCTGAGGGAAGGGAACATTCCGTACTTTCAGAACTGCCTTCTGGCAGTCAGTGGGGATGAGCTAGAACTTCAAGCAAACATCAAGCAGTTGCATGAACATTCATCAAAATTGCTGCATATCAACGTAGGTGTAGTTTCCAACATGACAGGAGCATATATTTGTTTCACTGACTTCAATGTGTGGCTGCTACATACCTGTACCGACCCATTGATCTCTGACATACTTGAGCTGTCAAAGAGAGTCACATTTGTGACTGTTGCTGAGTCACTTCCCGTCAAAGTGACCAGGAGAGTCACATTTTTTCCTGAAAGTGAAGATATAAGAGGTACTGAATTTATtgtgatgaaaatgtatgtTCAATACAAAAAGCCTGTTATTATTTCAATTTGCTGCTTCTTTTAGTCTTTCAATTCCATTGAGGAAAATGGAAGAATTttcttttgtattgttttgatCATGATGATAAACATTATCAGTTCCAACCAGTAGGAGGACGTCCATCCAAAAAGTTCAGACCACCGTGGGCTCCCTCTCGTTCTTCCACAACGTCATAGACAAAATTCACTGAACTTTGACCTAATGTGCAGAAAAGAAAATTTAGTTtagcaaattaaaaagaaagatttttctACTAAGTGAAATCTTATGATACTACTAACCTGTGACCTTAACAATGTATGGACTACTAGAGGTAACATTGATTTCCCACAATCCGGTGTCATTAGTGCTGTTCAGGCTTATGCGGCGAAGGTTTCCCACAGTGGAGAAAGTTGCCAAAGGACCACTGGGTTCAGATGAATTCTGTGTTACTCCTAAATGAATCACAAAAAAGGTCAGGAAAAAAATTGCTCTGACCCTACCTGATGAAACCCTTCTTATCCTTATTCTGGTATTTATCCATGCAGATCTTTTCGCAAGACTTATGCTCATTTTAATCTCCACTGCAGGCTGGTAAAACATATTCATGGCAAACTTTAAATGCTGACAATGCCAAAGTTTTTCCTTGGTTTGAGTGCAACAAAATGTAGATACACAATAAAATTATACACATTTAATGCATATCCTGCAATATCTACTATTTTATCACAAAAAATCAGAgaatttatcaaaaaaaaaaagaaaaactggaaatttaaTTTTCTAGATTGTTCTTATTCTTCCCTCTTGCAATTCTCTTTCTGGAAGACTTCAACCGTCTGCAGCACAGTGGCACTTAGTTCATCACTAGTGCACCTTCCATAGCCAAAAGCCTGAGTATTATGTTTTATGTACTGTCTTCCTGTTCGGTTCTGTGGCTcttttgtgaagcactttgggtACCTTTTGGTTTTTGTAAAGAGCTCTTAGAGGGTGGacccaaatgaaaccggaattttgttgtaactttttatttcttacctttcaaaataaaacaccaccatcaccttcaaaataatctccattcacATTAATGCAATGCTCCAGCCATGTATCCCACTTCACAAATGTGTCGGCAAATCCGTGCGTAATTATGCCTTTAAGGGCCAGCTGCGTCTTGGACCTCCTCCATGTCTGCAAactgctgtcccttcagctccttcttcaacttggggaacaagaaaaagtcacacggggctagatctggcgaataaggcggctGAGGGAGGAGAGTCATCCCATTCTTCATCAAGAACTGCGTGACGCACAGAGCCTTGTGCGCTGGCGCATTGTTGTGGTGGATCCACCAGTCTCCACTCCGCCACAACGCAGGCCGCTTCCTTCTCACATCCTCACAGAGCCACCTTAGGACTtcgatgtagtagtcctgatttacagtttgacctggCGGGACAAACTcactgtggacgataccctggacatcgaaaaagcagatcagcattgttttaatggctgagcggacctgacatGCTTTCTTTGGCCGTGGGGATCCATGGTGTTTCCATTGGCTCGACTGCTGTTTGGTCTCTGGATCATACCCATAGCACCACGTCTCGTCCCTGGTGATGACTTTCGACAACAGCCCAGCATCATCCTCCAGCTGCCGTTTGATCTGCCGGCACGCGTCCACACGAGTCTCCTTCTGCTCCAGTGTGAGCAGGCGCGGCACTATTTAGGCAGAGACCTGGTGCAGCCCCAAATCCTGACTTATGATCCTTCGGCAGGAACTCCAGGAGAGCCCCGTCAGATCAACCACCTCTCCAATGCTACTGCGTCGATCTGCCATAACAGCCGCTTCAATTTCCCCGACAATTTCagctgtgcgggaggtggaggatcgTCCTGATTTGGGCTGatcctcaatggacatctggcccttcttaaactgcccgaaccactcatagacctgagtcttccccagagcatcatacTTGTCGGcgtgctgcaacaaggtgagtgtttctgctgctgtttttccaagcaaaaagcaaaatttaaTGTTCGCGTGCTGCTCTAGCTTTCCAGTCAATGtcaccattttggaaaaatcgcagtgGGGGGCGTCACTCTTACTATAAACAGTGTgtgacagacgtcagtgtcactctgggatcttagattttttcacagatatgcatgaggcttacctgtagcacatctgacggccaaaagtcgaaactcattattattagtattttatgaccaacttccggtttcatttgggtTCACCCTCGTATAAATACAATTTGACTAATAAATTGATTACATATTAATCCCACATATTCCTtagaaattcacattttaacGAGTGGAGGCCAAGTTATATTTCCACATTTAATCGAACACAcaacagagaagaaacaaagaaataaacttCTGCAAGTGGACTTCAAAAAggttagtttaaaaaaaatacataatgtGGAAGATGTGTTTGGACTGAACCTGTTGAACTGGTGAGTCCGAAGGTGAGAGATGCCTGCACTCCTGTTATGTAAATGATAATGTTTCTGATCGATGCATCAATAGCAAAAGGGAAATTTTCAGAACGTCCTGGATCAACTGTTGCTTGGAAAACAGtcacctggaaaaaaataatgaacaaaaacaatcagGAGAAGAGGATGATGAGGTCTGGGATTTAGATAATCATATTTGCATAAAATTGATTAGATGGTATGCAAGCATGTCAGTCCAGTGATCTCCTAAAGCTTTTCCTTGATGTCTCACCACAGCGTTGGCTGATAGGTCTTCTATAACAGCAGTGGCCTGAGTAAGATCTAACTTGCTGACCTCGATGGTCTGACCCCCAGAGGCCCGGGCTAAGTCCCGGTATAGCTCAGTCTGTGCCTGGGTCAAGCTACGTGTCAATGGATTTTGACCATCActttggcggcggcggcgacgccgAGCAGGAAACACATCTGTCAACATGAAAGTTACCTGAAATTACAATGACAGATgattagtgttttttttaatgcttttgacacacacacacacacacacacacacacacacacacacacacacacacacaaaaaaaaatctttgttgcTATAACGTTGATAGAGAACTTACCACAGACTTTGTACTCTCTATTAGTGCTGTGACGGTGTTTCTCAGACTTATGTCTTTTGCAGGAGCAtcagtgaagaggaaaatgTCGGATGCCAGTGGAGCAGCAGTTAGAGCAAGCTTTCAGTCATATGAAAAAGCAAGAGAAACTGTTATCTTGTTTGTCTCTTTAAGTTTTCTGTTATCTTATGCCATTTGTTCTATAAAAccagaataaaaatgaatgataGGTTTATATAAAAGTATATGTAAGTAACTTAGGTAAGCTATAAGTTTGTCTGCTGAAACTTGTGATATTTATGGAATACAATCACTTGCCAATTGCCTCCCATTGCTTTGTTCTGGATTCATTTGCTCAATATTTGTAGATGCATGTATCTTTTTTCTTATCTCTTTTGTTTTAGCATGGCAACCAGCTCTGCATTCTTGCAAGTCTCCTTTAGTTcactcatttttatttgttcatttgtttacaTTAAGTTCCTTATTGGTGTCATCATTACCAAGACTCTTTTGTGGCAGTTTTTCATTATATTTGCAAAAGCCTTATATTAAATAttcagaaaagaggaaaataaagtaCTTTGCATAATAACAATTTTCCATCTGATTTTTAGGTTGGTTTTATCAAACCAGGGTTGTAGcaggtttttgggtttttttttttttttttttttttttggtcatcaACAGAGAGTCAAGCAGCTGTTACAGATCAGAGATCATCTTCAAACTGCACTCACTCGTAGTCCAGACAGACTTAGTTCTGGGTTGTCTCCTCCTCCCGTTGCAGTGAGTCTATTGATACTGGCTTTGAAGTCATCTGGGTCTGTTGTCCTCAACAAAGGTCCAAAACCTGGGCAGGAtatatgcgcacacacacacgtttgtacttctacagttgtgaggacactcattgacataatgcatttcctggccccttaccctaaccttAACCAACAAAAATTAATGCCTCACCCTAACCCATATCCTAAATCTAACCAAAACCTAattctaaccctaacccaaaaatcaagtcttaacctTAAAAAAGGTCTGGCGAAATATGAGGaccagcaaaaatgtcctcactttgcaaaaatgtcctcactctgttggttaAAAATTCATTCTGGTCCTCACAACTGAGTAtctaagggtgctttcacacctactagtccgctagagtggttcggttcggacataaattattcataaacgtcGCAGCTGTCAACGAGTTGGGTtagcattcacaccacttgtttttgcagatgaactatccactatgaccctccagcaccttggtggcgctgttcacacaatagtgtgttttgggtgacagaagtgaaccctgattggccagcatgtgtgacgtaatgcgccgcgcggcttgctatggaagcctccgccgaccaaaaagccttctccacaacagagcggacaggaccgaggctggtcaacatttacaccagcagcggaccgcactgacaccgcaccgagaccgccttCTCGAGGAGCTAAACTAACTGGTCCGCTTTTACACCAGCGcatacgaaccgaacctgcaggagttggggactctagtctgcttcaagcggaccaaatgctgtaggtgtgaaagcaccctaagaacactcacacacacctaaacCCACACCCACACATTTGGAAGCTTCGAGATATTTGCCTTTCTATAAGGACACAGCATATGTTTGGCCAGTATCTTTAGCAATAGGCTGATAACGTAAGCAGTGACGTGCAGGCAGGGCCAGCAGGGCTAGTACTGCAAACCCTGtcatgaatgatttttttactCCGTAATTAAAATGTCATTCTAAAATGTGCCTGGAGTAAATTACTTGTTCAGTTCGCaactttatcaaaaaaaaaaaaaaaaaacaatagttgTATTTAGTAGAGCTCAAATTTTCTATGTCCTAACACATTGCAGCTTGTCCCTCTGCTGGGGCAGCCGGGCTTGGACAGCTGTAGTTTCATTCGCTGGCCTTGGATCCAAGCTGGATGGTATTGGGTTATGCAACATTGAGTGAGCTGCTTGAGGCGGGGCCTTTCAGCTGAGCTTCACTGATTGGTCGATGGGCAGTTGTGTGATCGTGTCTGTTTTTCTAAAGATGATGGTGGCTGAATTAACAGAGAGGCTGGCAGATACAGATGTTCTTAACTCTCTCTTGAGCAGATTGGTGCTGCTATTGAGCTGTTATATGCTTCTGGTGTTACTTCTGGTATGTGCATTGTAAAGTGGGAAGAGAGGGAAGATGATCTGGTGGTGTCTTGGTGCATTGTGCTTGTTGATCAGCAGTCTTATAAGTACTGTTAAGTCCTGCAGTGACATTGATTTAGGATTGTGTATGTATTGTAGGGGATGTATTGGTATATTTTGTTCCTGCTGGACCTGACTGAAACACCACCGTGCCGTACTGCATATAAGGTTCTTAGTCACACACCTGGGTCATTGAAAGGTACCAGAATGTATAGAGAAGGCTCCTCTGGtgttcctgtcctgctgtcaataATCCGAAAAGTAACGTCCCTGACTGCAGCGATGTCATCGCTCATACTGCCGGTGGTGTCAATCACAAAACACAGTGCAGAGGACTGGGACAGACCCATGAATCTGACGGAACATGAGGGACAAGATGTTTTAAATGGTTATTTAAGATATGAATACCTCATAATTTGAACAATTTCAACAACATGAAAGTCTTGCTGGAAAATTTGAAGTAATGAAATCTGTTCATTTTAAGCCATGGCTTGGAGTGGCTATACACTCAACCTCCAACATTGCTGGATAACTCATtgtactcactggtgtatttttttttcttttttatactGTTTACTCTCAGTAAGTCATTGTACCTTCATGATCTAAACCACTGTCTGAGTGTAAAACATGACTGAACAATTTCAATACCGCAGAAAGTTCCTGTCTCCAACCGCTACTCTGATGTCTTCCAGTAACTCCAATGTGGCATCAAGTGCCAGATCTGCTGCTTCCAGGTGAAGGAAACCATGGTTGGAGTTTCGTGTATCCTTATTGATACCGCCCACAGGATCCTCATCACTTGTTTTATCAAAAGACCCGCCATGGCTGCATTTACCTTAGAAGAGAGACAATATAAACCACATTGACAGGTTTGATAAGTTATAGCTCAGTTAGATTAAAGGCAATAGTTTAAAGACATTACATCAAGAAATACATCATGGAGAAGGACTTCAACAAGGAAAAATTATATATGCATTTTTATATCACAGGTCCATGACTTCTAAGATTGTATTGCTGAGCTTTTTACATGATGAATGGAATGCAACATCACAATCAGTGCGACTCTGGAATAGTTTTTGCTAAATTTCCCAACAACCAGCCAATAGAATGCATCAAGACACACTTATTAATCAGCTACCTAAACAACCAGCAGTCACCTTCGAAACAAATTACAAACCAAAACATTGACAAAATGAGCACAAACAGAAATATCTACCTGCAGGTTTATCATTAGAGAAAGGTTCGAAGTAACCGGACGTTACAAGCTGTTGTGTTATCACTTCAGGCAATATGTTGTCTGTACAATCATTTCCTatgcagctcctgcaggttgGAACATTCATAcctacaaaaacaacaacaaaaaaaagaaaatcagcacAGAAGTTACAATCGGACTATCAAAACTTTAAGAAATTAAAGGATCGTAAAATGCTGCAAATATGaacattaaaatgacattttgcaAACATCGATACCTGCACCTGCAGCACATACTGTATGTATACATACAAAACACATTCATAAATCCATCCAGAgtaataaaatgtgacaaaattaGAGACAAACACAATGGAAGCAGTTTTTCTCAGGTGTGATGGGGTGCTGGTCGGGCCAGCCAAAGTTAGTGAGGCTTAAGTGAAGACCCAGACAAACAAGTTCAAAAGAACCCCATGTAACAGGAACAGAAATTGCCTACTCTGTCTGGACAAACATTTGGGCCATCTCTGAGGTGGTGTTCACCAGCGGTCACCCAGCGGCTGGGTAGCTCACATGTTGTGGTCAAGCACAAGCCAAACAAGTTATGTGGGGAAGCCTAAGATGATCCTCCACTTGCAAAGTCCAACATGGGGAGTGGGGCATTGCCCACATAGTTTAAAGGAACAGGGGGTAAAGTTTGGACTGTTGTTTGTGCTTATGCACCAAACACCAGCTCAGAATATTTGACTTACTAGAAGAAAGTGAGCGAGGTTCTGGAAATGGCACAGTTAACAAACTCCATGGTTGTTCTGGACAACTTCAACAACACTCATATTGGTCATGACTGGGTGATCTGGAAGGCAGCCTGCATGGCCTGAACCTGAAAGATGAGTTGTTCTTGGACTTCTGTGCTTGCTATCAGTTGTCTTCACGAAACAACTCATTCAAATTGAAGGATGCTCATAAATGTGCTTGGTACCAGAGCTCCATGGGTCTGATGTTGGATTTGCTTTCCAGAGGCTTGTTGGTGTTTGCCATGGGAACAACTGAGGGACATGTTGATAGACTTTAGCTTTCTGGGACTATGAAGCTGTCAAAGCATAGTTTTAGTTCCTGATTGACACAGGGAGACTCCAGACTCGGCAGACAGGTACTGGCAATCTAAAAGGCCCAAGCTGGCCTCAGCAAGACCATTTGATCTAGAATGAGTATTTTGTGAGGAGGTGAAGGGCACACTTTGAGTATTGTACCGTCGTGAGAGAGGTTAGTTTTGCCCTACTGATGacgtgttgttgcaatagtaatgcaGTTCAGTAGCGCTGTTCAATTTTCTTCTGCTGGCAATTCTCCTTACTTTGACCagaatacacacattttttacAAAATATAGTATTATTGAAATGTTTGGCGATAATTGATTGTCCAGATATTACATTGAAACCATGTCAGGATAccaatattaatatttaattggTTTTTACCACAATTTGCTTTGAACGTTTTGTGATGATTGGCTTTGCTTCGTGTACGTACCGTACTTCACAAaattgtgtgtgagtgcattgTGCTTCCAGGCTAGATAGTCTTACCAGCCAGGTTTTCCAGAGGCTGGTCACGTCTGATGAGTGTGCTATAAGGAGTGGTTTTTCCAAGCTCCACCCAGTTACTGTGACTGTAGAAATCCTGCATGAACAGAATTCATTTGTCAAATTATTACTGG
The nucleotide sequence above comes from Salarias fasciatus chromosome 6, fSalaFa1.1, whole genome shotgun sequence. Encoded proteins:
- the LOC115390252 gene encoding von Willebrand factor A domain-containing protein 7-like — translated: MIRQAAVFLVVLLLPGLSHSFNPNFGSSVTHQDITVRAILRKTAEVCRDIAAGDFTLTIDNSLSVNAVQRACSTDPSSTSPLSTDDFQTAIKTIHRRNSLVDFFFAFSAAHHFDNEAFQEGRNIITADLENVKANVQNGNFEVGRETLGEICHTLQDFYSHSNWVELGKTTPYSTLIRRDQPLENLAGMNVPTCRSCIGNDCTDNILPEVITQQLVTSGYFEPFSNDKPAGKCSHGGSFDKTSDEDPVGGINKDTRNSNHGFLHLEAADLALDATLELLEDIRVAVGDRNFLRFMGLSQSSALCFVIDTTGSMSDDIAAVRDVTFRIIDSRTGTPEEPSLYILVPFNDPGFGPLLRTTDPDDFKASINRLTATGGGDNPELSLSGLRLALTAAPLASDIFLFTDAPAKDISLRNTVTALIESTKSVVTFMLTDVFPARRRRRRQSDGQNPLTRSLTQAQTELYRDLARASGGQTIEVSKLDLTQATAVIEDLSANAVVTVFQATVDPGRSENFPFAIDASIRNIIIYITGVQASLTFGLTSSTGVTQNSSEPSGPLATFSTVGNLRRISLNSTNDTGLWEINVTSSSPYIVKVTGQSSVNFVYDVVEEREGAHGGLNFLDGRPPTGKNVTLLVTLTGSDSATVTNVTLFDSSSMSEINGSVQSLGSNDYLVRFREVPAGEFVVRLIGEDGSSTSRTTSDRFQRQASTQLKTSSLSITAQANSSNIEPGSSLSFPFTVSSSESGTFSLQVSNDRSYDTTAPNSVTIASGSGGEANGTVTLTVPASAESGTDVTVTIEAENAAATDINFAVLRFSVVTRATDISSPVCQIVNTTGICPAASSLCATTQWEFIANLTDGINGTGIVTVSLRQGNGTLNTSMEVGPGGENVTVITYSSSCCSQSVEVAAVDGVGNVGRCVGQARVMTTPAPNTTTTTSTTTPNMTTVPTTPAVTTTPAVTDSTGGRKLNIYSLLVSIMVSLVWKHK